A region of Zerene cesonia ecotype Mississippi unplaced genomic scaffold, Zerene_cesonia_1.1 Zces_u002, whole genome shotgun sequence DNA encodes the following proteins:
- the LOC119838402 gene encoding cytochrome b-c1 complex subunit 10-like — translation MFPLGRKQAQVLASFVPSLVAFGGAAFTGLLYATDWKVITAYIPFYNGKYEGQKTEE, via the coding sequence ATGTTCCCCCTAGGCAGAAAACAGGCCCAAGTGTTGGCCAGCTTTGTTCCTTCGTTGGTGGCTTTTGGGGGTGCCGCATTCACGGGACTACTATATGCGACAGACTGGAAGGTAATCACTGCCTACATCCCCTTCTACAACGGCAAGTACGAGGGACAGAAGACGGAAGAATAA